One segment of Syngnathus typhle isolate RoL2023-S1 ecotype Sweden linkage group LG9, RoL_Styp_1.0, whole genome shotgun sequence DNA contains the following:
- the tbx15 gene encoding T-box transcription factor TBX15: MSERRRSAAALSSRAHAFSVEALIGSSKKRKLRAAAAAAAAAAAAAAAAASGVAWDHHKDDDDLHLDDPAHCLDVDPDSEASPGSDGSDLVDGTSCPFGELTAAGGGGGPREASPQPPPLPTSGSAVACASMDDIHVELQCADLWKRFHDIGTEMIITKAGRRMFPAMRVKIAGLDPQQQYYIAMDIVPVDNKRYRYVYHSSKWMVAGNADSPVPPRVYIHPDSLASGDTWMRQVVSFDKLKLTNNELDDQGHIILHSMHKYQPRVHVIRKDFSGELSPNKAVPAGEGVKTFSFPETVFTTVTAYQNQQITRLKIDRNPFAKGFRDSGRNRTGLEAIMETYAFWRPPVRTLTFEDFTNMQKQQGGSTGTSPTASSTGTPSPSGAAHLLSPSCSPPAFHLAPNTFNVGCRESQLCNLGLPEYPPCARSNMAALQGYGGLADGSYGRLQAAGGGTAAGVASAQHADSFLPQRTSSLIGMQGGASGAGGGGGGKMDAYGGQLGSFPASQLQYVMQGGAGGSAGASAAAAPSGSSSSSAHVFGGGHHHHHVQQGSYNAFSLHNPYNLYGYNFPASPRLAASPEKPQGGLLCPPGQAGAFAERQYLSNGNLDTMHMGGGGGQQQGGAAACDARQYGAPSQMSMHMV; the protein is encoded by the exons ATGAGTGAGAGAAGGCGTTCGGCCGCCGCTCTGAGCTCGCGAGCCCACGCGTTCTCCGTGGAAGCCCTGATCGGCTCTAGCAAGAAGCGAAAGCTCCGAGCGGCTgcagccgctgccgccgccgccgccgcagctgcagcggccgCCGCCTCCGGCGTCGCCTGGGACCACCACAAGGACGACGACGACCTTCATTTGGACGACCCGGCACACTGTCTCGACGTAGACCCTG ACTCGGAGGCGAGTCCCGGCTCGGACGGCTCCGACCTGGTCGACGGGACATCGTGCCctttcggcgagctgaccgcGGCGGGAGGCGGGGGCGGCCCGCGCGAGGCCTCcccgcagccgccgccgctgccgacCTCAGGCTCAGCAGTCGCCTGCGCGTCCATGGACGATATCCACGTGGAGCTGCAGTGCGCCGACCTGTGGAAGAGATTCCACGACATCGGAACCGAGATGATCATCACCAAGGCTGGCAG GAGGATGTTTCCTGCCATGCGAGTCAAGATCGCCGGCCTGGATCCCCAGCAGCAGTACTACATCGCCATGGACATCGTGCCCGTGGACAACAAGCGATACCG GTACGTGTACCACAGCTCCAAGTGGATGGTGGCGGGCAACGCCGACTCGCCGGTGCCGCCGCGGGTCTACATCCACCCGGACTCGCTGGCGTCGGGCGACACCTGGATGCGGCAGGTGGTCAGCTTCGACAAGCTCAAGCTGACCAACAACGAACTGGATGACCAAGGACAC ATCATCCTTCACTCCATGCACAAGTACCAGCCTCGCGTTCACGTCATCCGCAAGGACTTCAGCGGCGAGCTGTCCCCCAACAAGGCGGTTCCGGCCGGCGAGGGCGTCAAGACCTTCAGCTTTCCCGAGACCGTCTTCACCACCGTCACCGCCTACCAGAACCAGCAG ATCACCAGACTGAAGATCGACCGCAACCCCTTTGCCAAAGGTTTTCGAGACTCTGGCAGAAACAG GACGGGCCTGGAGGCCATCATGGAGACGTACGCTTTCTGGAGGCCGCCGGTGAGGACGCTCACCTTCGAGGACTTCACCAACATGCAGAAGCAGCAAG GCGGCAGCACGGGCACGTCCCCGACCGCTTCCAGCACGGGCACGCCCTCCCCCTCCGGAGCCGCCCACCTCCTGTCCCCGTCCTGCTCGCCGCCCGCCTTCCACCTGGCGCCCAACACCTTCAACGTGGGCTGCCGGGAGAGCCAGCTGTGCAACCTGGGCTTGCCCGAGTACCCGCCGTGCGCCCGCAGCAACATGGCGGCGCTGCAGGGCTATGGCGGCCTGGCCGACGGCTCCTACGGACGCCTGCAGGCGGCGGGTGGGGGCACGGCGGCGGGCGTGGCCTCCGCCCAGCACGCCGACTCCTTCCTGCCGCAGAGGACTTCCTCTTTGATCGGCATGCAGGGAGGCGCTTCcggggccggcggcggcggcggcggcaaaatGGATGCCTACGGCGGCCAGCTGGGCTCCTTCCCCGCCTCGCAGTTGCAATACGTGATGCAGGGCGGCGCCGGCGGGTCGGCgggcgcctcggccgccgccgccccctccgGATCCTCCTCGTCTTCGGCTCACGTATTCGGCGGgggccaccaccaccatcacgtgCAGCAGGGCTCCTACAACGCCTTCTCCCTGCACAACCCCTACAACTTGTACGGATACAACTTCCCCGCCTCGCCCCGCCTGGCCGCCAGTCCCGAGAAGCCCCAGGGGGGCCTGCTGTGCCCCCCGGGCCAGGCCGGCGCCTTCGCCGAGCGCCAGTACCTGTCCAACGGCAACTTGGACACCATGCAcatgggcggcggcggcgggcagcagcagggTGGCGCCGCCGCCTGCGACGCGCGCCAGTACGGCGCCCCCTCCCAGATGTCCATGCATATGGTGTAA
- the wars2 gene encoding tryptophan--tRNA ligase, mitochondrial: protein MALPVRSKLVRHVLLRFSRSFQRVHRRSLCDGGASENKAAAQRVFSGIQPTGVPHLGNYLGALEQWASLQERYPVVLYSVVDLHAITRPQDPRALRANILDMVASLLACGVDPRKAVLFQQSQVPEHAELSWILGCLTSMPRLRHLPQWKMKSTQKNEGSVGLYTYPVLQAADILLYKSTHVPVGEDQVQHLELAQDLARIFNARYGEPLFPHPRALLSSTRKVKSLREPSSKMSKSDPQTMATIYITDTPDDIALKIRRAVTDLTSEVTYHPETRPGVSNLVSIHAAAAAIEVDEAVSRARGLDTAAYKKVVAEVLVQRLAPVRQRLLRLRADGAHLEAVLDEGCRRARELAAPTIRQVRRLVGFT, encoded by the exons ATGGCGCTGCCGGTGCGGTCTAAACTTGTGCGACATGTGTTGCTCAGGTTCTCCAGGAGCTTTCAGCGAGTGCACCGAAGGTCTCTCTGCGATGGCGGCGCGTCGGAAAACAAG GCGGCAGCGCAGCGGGTGTTCTCCGGGATCCAGCCCACGGGGGTCCCCCACCTGGGCAACTACCTGGGCGCCCTGGAGCAGTGGGCGTCCCTGCAGGAGCGCTACCCGGTGGTGCTGTACAGCGTGGTGGACCTGCACGCCATCACCCGGCCGCAGGACCCGCGCGCTCTCCGCGCCAACATCCTGGACATGGTGGCCAGCCTGCTTGCCTGCGGCGTGGACCCGCGCAAGGCTGTCCTCTTCCAGCAGTCGCAG GTGCCCGAGCACGCCGAGCTTTCCTGGATCCTCGGATGCTTGACCAGCATGCCCCGCCTCCGCCACCTGCCGCAGTGGAAG ATGAAGAGCACGCAGAAGAACGAAGGCAGCGTGGGCCTGTACACGTATCCCGTCCTCCAGGCTGCCGATATTCTCCTCTACAA GTCCACGCACGTCCCCGTGGGCGAGGACCAGGTCCAGCATCTGGAGCTGGCCCAGGACCTGGCTCGCATCTTCAACGCGCGTTACGGCGAGCCACTCTTCCCGCACCCCCGCGCCTTGCTCA gtTCCACCCGTAAGGTGAAATCCCTTCGCGAGCCCTCCTCCAAAATGTCCAAGTCGGACCCCCAGACCATGGCGACCATTTACATCACGGACACGCCGGACGACATCGCCCTGAAAATCCGGCGCGCCGTCACCGATTTGACCTCGGAGGTGACGTACCACCCGGAGACGAGGCCCGGCGTGTCCAACCTGGTCAGCatccacgccgccgccgccgccatcgagGTGGACGAGGCCGTGTCGCGGGCCCGGGGTTTGGACACGGCGGCGTACAAGAAAGTGGTGGCCGAGGTGCTGGTCCAGAGGCTGGCGCCCGTTCGCCAGCGGCTGCTGCGGCTCCGGGCGGATGGCGCCCACTTGGAGGCCGTGCTGGACGAGGGGTGTCGCCGAGCCAGGGAGCTGGCAGCCCCCACCATACGGCAAGTCAGGAGATTGGTCGGATTCACTTGA
- the wdr3 gene encoding WD repeat-containing protein 3, whose translation MGLTKQYLRYVAGAVFGVIGSQRANICYVMLRGGERGRYVAVAACEHVFIWDTRKAEKVLILAGQKHEVTFLRPSPDGVHVAVGYEDGAVRLFSLLNGESNVCFNGHKSAVTAMCYDALGARLVTGSKDTDVIVWDVINECGLYRLRGHKDEVTQVLLLKDKNLLVTSSKDTFVKWWDLDTQHCFKTLVGHRSEVWAITFLNEERLLLTGSGDSQLRGWDVTYVSEAKGEPQAKKGKSLPGDDDGENDGDDDGENDGDAGQSPEDRILRCKEAGSVLRKARDRVVSLSADSKAGIFACHGNDSVLEVFAVLSERDARRKMDKKVKKAAKTAGDGEEPQVDWTLKDQIVRLSDIRASSKIRWADCLCCGGGELKVALLLHNNTVETYSLKTRDKAATAAKTARLTLDAHRSDVRTLAFSSDNLAVLSASADTVKVWNRSTLQVVRTMVCDYALCSLFVPGDRQIILGTKSGALQIFELASASLLETLDAHAGALWSLCLAPDQRGVVTGGADKKVKLWDFELVKDEASGHKKLTLKHRRTLQLDDDVLCVKFSPDHRLLAVSLLDCTVKVFYTDTLKFFLSLYGHKLPVLCLDIAHDSKLIATGSADRNVKIWGLDFGDCHRSMFAHDDSVMFLQFVPKTHLFFTAGKDKKIKQWDADKFEHIQTLEGHHREVWCLSISPNGDHVVSASHDKSLRLWERTREPVILEEEREMEREAEFEESLAKGDTPAVPGESPGQAAPAAKKTVETVKAAERIMEALELLRGENRKMEEHKYACQRAGKELALPEANPILVAFGNISPSRYVLDVIKKVRSSELEVSLLVLPFPYVPELLELFDGFIREGLEVELVCRCLFFLLKIHFGRIVDSQKLLAVIDDLRTNTLSKVQDIRDLMGFNSAALQFLQRELESKEEVMLFADATGRLADKKKRRRKRERAILTLA comes from the exons ATGGGCTTGACCAAGCAGTACCTACGCTACGTGGCGGGCGCCGTGTTTGGCGTGATCGGCAGCCAGAGGGCTAACATCTGCTACGTCATGCTACGCGGCGGAGAGCGCGGCCGCTACGTGGCCGTGGCTGCGTGTGAGCACGTCTTCATCTGGGACACCCGCAAAGCGGAGAAG GTGTTGATCCTGGCGGGCCAGAAACACGAGGTGACCTTCCTGCGGCCGTCGCCGGACGGCGTCCACGTGGCCGTGGGCTACGAGGACGGCGCCGTGCGGCTCTTCAGTCTGCTAAACGGAGAGAGCAACGTCTGCTTCAACGGACACAAGTCGGCCGTCACGGCCATGTGTTACGACGCGCTGGGGGCCAGACTCGTCACCGGATCCAAG GACACGGACGTGATCGTGTGGGACGTGATCAACGAGTGCGGCCTGTACCGACTGCGGGGGCACAAAGACGAGGTCACGCAAGTGCTCTTGCTCAAAGACAAGAACCTCCTGGTGACCAG CTCCAAGGACACTTTTGTGAAGTGGTGGGACTTGGACACGCAGCATTGCTTCAAGACCTTGGTGGGCCACCGCAGTGAG GTGTGGGCCATCACCTTCCTTAACGAGGAGCGGCTGCTGCTGACGGGCTCGGGCGACAGCCAGCTCCGAGGGTGGGATGTCACCTACGTGTCGGAG GCCAAGGGTGAGCCCCAAGCGAAGAAGGGCAAAAGTCTGCCGGGGGACGACGATGGCGAAAATGACGGGGACGACGACGGGGAAAATGATGGCGACGCCGGCCAGAGTCCGGAAGAC CGTATTTTGAGGTGCAAGGAAGCGGGCTCCGTCCTCCGCAAGGCCAGGGACCGAGTGGTGTCTCTGAGCGCCGACAGCAAGGCCGGCATCTTCGCCTGTCAC GGCAACGACAGCGTCCTGGAAGTGTTTGCCGTGCTGTCGGAGCGCGACGCGCGCAGGAAGATGGACAAGAAGGTCAAGAAGGCCGCCAA AACGGCGGGAGACGGCGAGGAGCCGCAGGTGGACTGGACGCTGAAAGACCAGATTGTGCGACTGAGCGACATCAGGGCCTCCTCCAAGATCAG GTGGGCCGACTGCCTGTGCTGCGGCGGCGGTGAGCTGAAGGTGGCGCTGCTGCTGCACAACAACACGGTGGAGACGTACAGCCTGAAGACGAGGGACAAGGCGGCGACGGCCGCCAAGACGGCGCGCCTCACGCTGGACGCCCATCGCAGCGACGTGCGCACCCTGGCCTTCAGCTCCGACAACCTGGCCGTGCTGTCGGCGTCGGCCGACACCGTCAAAGTGTGGAACAG GTCCACGCTGCAGGTGGTGCGCACCATGGTGTGCGACTACGCCCTCTGCTCCCTCTTTGTGCCCGGAGACAGGCAGATCATCCTGGGGACCAAG AGCGGTGCTCTGCAGATCTTCGAGTTGGCGTCGGCGAGCCTCCTGGAGACGCTGGACGCCCACGCCGGGGCCCTGTGGTCCCTCTGCCTGGCGCCCGACCAG CGGGGCGTGGTGACGGGAGGCGCCGACAAGAAGGTCAAGTTGTGGGACTTTGAGTTGGTCAAGGACGAGGCCAGTGGACACAA GAAGCTGACGTTGAAGCACAGACGCACGTTGCAGCTGGACGACGACGTCCTGTGCGTCAAGTTCTCTCCCGATCACCGCCTGCTGGCCGTCTCCCTACTGGACTGCACCGTCAAAGTCTTCTACACGGACACGCTGAAG TTCTTCCTGTCGCTGTACGGACACAAGCTGCCCGTCCTCTGCCTGGACATAGCACAC GATAGCAAGCTGATAGCCACTGGCTCGGCAGATCGCAACGTGAAGATTTGGGGTCTGGACTTTGGCGACTGTCACCGCTCCATGTTTGCGCACGACGACAG CGTCATGTTCCTGCAGTTTGTCCCCAAGACGCATTTGTTCTTCACGGCGGGAAAGGACAAGAAGATCAAACAGTGGGACGCTGACAAGTTTGAGCACATCCAGACCTTGGAG GGCCACCACCGCGAGGTGTGGTGCCTGAGCATCAGCCCCAACGGCGACCACGTGGTGTCGGCGTCGCATGACAAGTCTCTGCGCCTGTGGGAGAGGACCAGGGAGCCCGTCATTCTGGAAGAGGAACGGGAGATG GAGCGGGAGGCGGAGTTTGAGGAGAGCCTGGCCAAAGGTGACACTCCGGCG GTGCCCGGAGAGAGCCCGGGCCAAGCCGCGCCGGCCGCCAAGAAAACGGTGGAGACGGTCAAAGCT GCCGAACGCATCATGGAGGCTCTGGAGCTCCTCCGCGGGGAGAACAGGAAGATGGAGGAACATAAATATGCTTGCCAGCGAGCCGGAAAGGAG CTGGCGCTTCCCGAAGCAAATCCCATCCTGGTAGCCTTTGGAAACATTTCT CCGTCCCGCTACGTTCTGGACGTCATCAAGAAAGTCCGATCCAG CGAGCTGGAAGTGTCTCTGCTGGTGTTGCCGTTCCCGTACGTTCCGGAGCTGTTGGAGCTCTTTGACGGCTTCATCCGGGAAGGCCTGGAGGTGGAGCTGGTGTGTCGCTGCCTCTTCTTCCTGCTCAA GATTCATTTTGGTCGGATCGTCGACAGCCAGAAGCTTCTCGCCGTCATCGATGACCTGCGCACCAACACGCTCTCCAAAGTGCAAGACATCCGC GACCTGATGGGCTTCAACAGCGCCGCCCTGCAGTTCCTCCAGCGCGAGTTGGAGAGCAAAGAGGAGGTGATGTTGTTTGCCGACGCCACGGGACGCCTGGCCGACAAGAAGAAACGGCGGAGGAAACGAGAGAGGGCCATCCTCACTCTCGCTTGA
- the LOC133159323 gene encoding ASNSD1 upstream open reading frame protein-like yields MSSKVNNQHRNSNAQSAERKEELNKQINEQTVVVDELSNLKKDRNVYVQQRNSNILFLADRGQTLSSCKKKLDSLTKELQDM; encoded by the exons ATGTCTTCGAAAGTGAACAATCAGCACCGCAATTCAAACGCACAGTCAGCCGAACGCAAGGAAGAGCTAAACAAACAG ATCAACGAGCAAACGGTGGTTGTGGACGAGCTATCCAATTTGAAGAAGGACAGA AATGTATATGTCCAGCAGAGGAACAGCAACATCTTGTTTTTGGCGGACAGAGGGCAGACGTTGAGTTCATGCAAGA AGAAGCTGGACAGCCTGACCAAGGAGTTACAGGACATGTGA
- the asnsd1 gene encoding asparagine synthetase domain-containing protein 1, whose product MCGIFCLVSPASSPFTWDDRVYQLLKRRGPDSSKDAIVSGCQLPYRCLFSAHVLHMRGLLTTQPLQDPAGNILLWNGEVFGALQLLPTENDTAVVLQRLSSCSDPCDILSFLCTVRGPWGFVYYQKMDKDHGNPESTVEDLEELLDLIKKDKAVKGLIDVLSEAVRRRVQSLPDESQAGERSRIAVLFSGGIDSMILAVLAHRHVPHCQSVDLLNVAFQQHEARKDSARGQKPSRSQSETQMRTAMFDVPDRITGRSGLKELQALAPQRRWNFVEVDVRREELQEMRRTRIADLVYPLDTVLDDSIGCAVWFAARGEGFLARDHHRTVFVSSAKVILTGIGADEQLAGYARHRVRFKTSGHQGLVQEIAMELGRISSRNLGRDDRVIADHGKEAR is encoded by the exons ATGTGCGGCATCTTCTGTCTTGTGAGTCCGGCATCGTCTCCTTTCACATGGGACGACCGCGTCTACCAACTTTTAAAAAGAAGAGGCCCCGACTCCAGCAAAGATGCAATTGTCTCGGGCTGCCAACTTCCTTATCGGTGCTTGTTCTCGGCGCACGTTCTGCACATGAGAGGTCTTCTCACAACTCAGCCGCTGCAGGACCCCGCCGGCAACATCCTGCTCTGGAACGGGGAGGTCTTTGGCGCTTTACAACTCCTCCCAACTGAGAACGACACCGCTGTTGTTCTTCAGCGTTTGTCCTCTTGTAGTGACCCCTGTGACATTTTGTCATTCCTATGCACCGTTCGAGGGCCCTGGGGCTTTGTGTACTACCAAAAGA TGGATAAGGACCACGGCAACCCAGAGTCCACTGTGGAGGATCTGGAGGAGCTTCTGGACCTTATCAAAAAGGATAAGGCGGTGAAAGGTCTGATAGACGTTCTCAGCGAGGCTGTCAGGAGACGCGTCCAGTCTCTGCCCGACGAATCGCAGGCCGGCGAGCGTTCACGCATCGCCGTCCTTTTCTCTGGCGGCATCGACTCTATGATCCTGGCCGTCTTGGCTCACCGTCACGTGCCCCATTGTCAATCCGTAGACCTTCTTAACGTGGCTTTTCAACAGCACGAGGCTCGGAAAGACTCTGCCAGGGGACAAAAACCCAGTCGGAGTCAGTCGGAAACCCAAATGCGCACCGCGATGTTTGATGTCCCGGACAGAATCACTGGCAGATCGGGCCTGAAGGAACTACAAGCCTTGGCTCCGCAGAGGCGCTGGAACTTTGTGGAAGTGGACGTAAGACGGGAGGAGCTGCAAGAAATGCGGCGCACGCGCATTGCTGACTTGGTGTATCCGCTGGACACGGTCCTGGACGATAGCATCGGGTGCGCCGTGTGGTTCGCCGCCAGAGGGGAGGGCTTCCTGGCCCGGGACCACCACCGGACCGTCTTCGTGTCTTCGGCCAAG gtcATTCTGACAGGAATCGGCGCCGACGAGCAGCTGGCGGGTTACGCCAGACACAGAGTGCGCTTCAAGACCTCCGGACACCAAGGACTGGTCCAAGAAATCGCCATGGAGCTCGGGAGGATCTCGTCCAGGAACTTGGGAAGAGACGACAGAGTGATTGCAGACCATGGCAAAGAGGCTAGGTAA
- the zgc:136439 gene encoding uncharacterized protein zgc:136439, translating into MKAVILAAGYGTRLQRDVSADRSGRFAHLIGVAKPLLPVGDRALLSHWIGALSASDGPDAIYVVSNALYLSAFEEWAAHFPNVKIVCDQTTSNDGRLGAVACLQLAVKHFHIQDHVMVIGGDTLFKEDFSLAQIQCRFRELQAECEDNNVALSYECRDDETPKYGIVEVDPDLRALRMKEKPLPSETTSRRACPCFYVLSKKSLPLLDAFLLEKKDAAIEQKDAPGNFMAWLIPRKPVYVQEICGRFDVGNLQSRHSSRGPLQQPPAALRRLLAPVLHFGDARAKLHGPLGKDGGGPEAQPAGGQPQQQFLADAPRERQVGLVAHGQRVEVAHHALVQVGEPEGGSRRTFSSRPFAYTRCRFQYFLTLRVAP; encoded by the exons ATGAAGGCCGTGATTCTGGCCGCCGGCTACGGGACCAGGCTCCAGCGGGACGTGTCAGCCGACCGCAGCGGGCGTTTCGCTCACCTGATCGGCGTCGCCAAGCCGCTGCTGCCCGTAGGCGACCGCGCGCTCCTCAGCCACTGGATCGGAGCACTGAGCGCCTCCGACGGGCCGGACGCCATCTACGTCGTG AGCAATGCTCTTTACCTGTCAGCATTTGAAGAATGGGCCGCACACTTTCCAAACGTCAAGATCGTCTGCGACCAGACCACGAGCAATGAT GGGCGCCTTGGTGCGGTGGCCTGCCTCCAGCTGGCAGTCAAGCACTTCCACATCCAGGACCATGTCATGGTGATCGGAGG CGACACACTCTTCAAAGAAGACTTCAGCCTTGCTCAGATCCAGTGCAGGTTTCGTGAACTCCAAGCGGAATGCGAGGATAACAACGTGGCGCTGTCTTACGAGTGCAGAGACGACG AAACTCCCAAATACGGAATAGTGGAAGTTGATCCTGATCTTCGGGCCTTGCGTATGAAGGAGAAGCCGCTGCCTTCAGAGACCACGTCGAGGAGAGCC TGTCCTTGTTTCTACGTGTTGTCCAAGAAGAGCCTCCCTCTCTTGGACGCCTTCCTCCTGGAAAAGAAG GATGCGGCCATAGAGCAAAAAGACGCCCCTGGAAACTTTATGGCTTGGCTCATTCCGAG AAAGCCCGTGTACGTGCAGGAGATCTGCGGGCGCTTCGACGTGGGCAACTTGCAATC ACGCCACTCCTCCCGCGGGCCCCTCCAGCAGCCTCCCGCAGCGCTCCGACGCCTTCTCGCGCCCGTTCTCCATTTTGGCGATGCGCGAGCCAAACTGCATGGCCCTCTTGGGAAGGACGGCGGCGGGCCCGAGGCCCAGCCGGCGGGCGGCCAGCCTCAGCAGCAGTTTCTCGCCGACGCCCCTCGGGAGCGACAGGTCGGCCTTGTCGCACATGGCCAGAGAGTTGAGGTAGCTCACCACGCTCTCGTCCAAGTAGGGGAACCTGAGGGAGGGTCGAGACGGACTTTTTCATCCCGGCCATTTGCATACACGCGGTGCCGCTTTCAATACTTCCTCACCCTCCGAGTGGCGCCATGA